AGCATTCAGCAGGGGCAGTTTGGCCAGGCCTTTGAGTGCTGCTGGGTTATAAAACTGGGGGTTGTGTCTGCCATGTGCCAGGGGTAGATTTCAGCCTTAAAGGGTTCTGAGGCTGCTTCTGGAAGCAGGGCTTGTGTGCAAACTCTCAGCACCACCTGGAAAATCGGCTGAAGGGGGCTGGACAGCTACAGGGGTGTAAGGAGGGTGAACCTAGGGATGTGAACCTCTGCCTGGAcctttcttcctgctgcttGTGTGACTAATTTGTGATGGCCCTGAGTCTGCAAGCAGGCTGTGGACACATCTCTTGGGTGCACCTGAGGAAATGGGGGTGTGTGAAAGGTCTGTGCCTTTCACACCACGTACAGCCCCTGGTGCTGTCTCTGCTCAGCCTgagcctcctgctgcttcctccagAGGAATCTCTGGCACcatcagtgtccccagcaggaccCCAGACCCTGGGCAAGGAACTGGACCATCAGAGCAGGgtgagggctgtgctgctgctcatgcagagcctgggctcagcagcagcaattgTTTAACCTGCAGAGCTCCTCGTGCTCCTGCTGTCCTCACAACACCCAGGACAAAACTTCTGCCAGGTGGTTTTGGAAGAGACAAAAGAACTGCTTGAGGGTCCTGGCCTAAGTGGGTTGGCCAGAGGAAACTGGACCAGCAGTGCCTCATGCCAAGAACATGATTGTTGCAGACAAATGACTGCAACCTGCCTGTGAGAAGCGATTTTAAAGAGTCTCGAGTTGTGCCTGGCCTTTAATGTGCAGTTGACATTCACAAGTTACCTTATGCAGAACTGGAAGGAGCCTGATGACCTTTGAAACATCCACTAAACTTCCTCTGTGAGGAAAACCAGCCCGAGTTCACTTGTTTCATTTAAAGAAATGCCTTTTCTCTGCAACCAAAATTGCTGATTGTGACCTGCCTTCAAAGGGAGCGAAGATCTCTGGCACAAACTTCTGGAACTCCTTCTGAGTTGCTTCCATcattacaaatattttgcaaagTAAACTCTCTCCTGTTGCTCAGAGTTGTTTTCTGCCAGATTATGCAGCATTGCAGTTTGCAGGAACTGGCTGGGTAGGTGGACACTGGAAATTTGTTTAAGTGTCTAGCAAGTGGCTTGGTTGGGGATGGGTGGTGGTTATTGCTTCAGGTTTTCAtttgctcagctgtgctgctctgagtaACCCAaatgctctgctctggagaaCCAGACCCTGGAGGGATGGGCACTGCCAAAATAGCCAGAAatctccagcagagctgcctggatGTGCCAGGCGAGGAGGGAGGGGGGCTGTGTTCACACAGCTgcctctggtggctgcaggtcctggcaggtgaggagggagggggctgtGTTCACACAGCTgcctctggtggctgcaggtcctggcaggtgaggagggagaggggCTGCGTTCACACAGCTgcctctggtggctgcaggtcctggcagtgccaagctgctcctgccttccctgcagggctcagggtgggtttgctgggccagcagagccctggggctgtttgctgtgctgccCTCCTCTCCCAGATCACCCTGCAAACCCCAGGGCTTGTCCCTGGCACATCTCCACATCACTGTGGACTTTTGCTTTGCTGGAGCATTTTCCTCTTTGCTGGggctttcctccttcctcagctcctctgtgcccagcctcTGATGTGTGGCTGCAGTTTCACTTTCTGTGCATGgagccctgccagagctggagctgctgccaagctgctgctcaggaggTGGGGCTCAGCAGGTGCCCCCGTGCCAACCTGCTGCACGTGTGgggctgccaggacctgccagggctgccagaacctgccagggctgcctgcccagtgctgattccagctgcagcactcCGAAACTCGCCCTGAGCGCGTTGTTGGTGCGGCTGTTCTGTCacctctgctggagctgccccagcagcacaggtgagctgcccctccccaggtgtgGATCAGTGTTCAGGGGTGGCAGGTGCTGAGGCCAGGATGCTGCTGAAGTGATTGCATCAGTGCTGGGTGTGTCAGAGCCCACCTGAGCCAGGTGTGTCAGAGCCAGGTGTGTCAGAGCCCACCTGGGCCAGGTGTgacagagccctcctgggcCAGGTGTGTCAGAGCCAGGTGTGTCAGAGCCAGGTGTGTCAGAGCCCACCTGGGCCAGGTGTGTCAGAGCCCTCCTGGGCCAGGTGTGTCAGAGCCAGGTGTGACAGAGCCAGGTGTGTCAGAGCTCACCTGAGCCCAGGTGTGTCAGAGCCCTCCTGAGCCAGGttctgcagcaggcacagacacaccgTGCAGGTCACCTGCTGTGTTTCTGCTGCTCGGGACTCACAGCAGGGAAATGGAGTGTCCtggctctgtggggctgaggTTTGGGTGCTCTCAGAGGCTCCTTCCCTCGTCACCCCACCTCAGgggtgctgcagcactgctgatcCACCTGGGCTTTTATGGAGTCATCTCCGAGATCCAGGGTCTGTTCTCAGCCCcactgggggaggaggggaaatcCCTGGTGTGGAGCAGTTCTGAAGAAGGGGAGGTGTTGTGAAGGGTGTTTGGGGGGTTTCTGGCGTGTTGGCTGTGCACATTCCTACCTGCCAGCAGGTCAGCCAGCAGAATGGGAGCTGGGTGGCACCTCTGGCTATTGCCTTGCAGGGTGAACATTCAGcccaagaaaattaaattaactgagTTGTCCTCATGCTTTTCTAGTGAAATCATGGAAACCTGAGCAAATCTACCGTGGGTTTCTTAGCCTCATTCCCTGGTGCTGTCTGGGATCCTTTGCTTCAGCTCCCAAAGCTGTAAGCAAGTCAATGACCATGTGCAGCATATATATGTCCTTTTCTCCTCCTGAGGTGTGTTCCAGGCTGGCAATCTCTAGGGCAGGGCTCTGATTCATTGTCTGCAGAGCACCCCGAGCCTGCGAGGTGTTTAAAGGTTTGGCCTCTTATCTGTACGAGTACACCTAGTGAATTTTATGGGAAGGAGATAAAGCCACAGTAAACTGACTTGAAGAAATAAAGTAAAGCTGGATGAGGAATCAAGGAGTTGAGGATCCTTCGTGTGTTCCTGTTGATGGTGCAGAGCAAGGGGTGTGCTGTGAGGGGCCAGAgttgctgagcagcacagggaagctgggcaccagctctgctctgccacgTGCAGTGGctcactgcagagctgtgttcTCCCTGTTTAACAGCAGGACTTTGCCTTCCAATGAAATGTCTCTGCTGTCTCCTGCCTTGATCTATTTGCAGCAAGCAGCTGTTTTGGAACCTGGCATTTCCTTCTAGTATGGCAAACTGACAGCTTGCTCTGAACGGCTGCATGGAAGGGAGGTCTAATTCTCACTGACAATAGCAGTGAGTGCTTTTCTCTGAGACACCCTTAGGATCTCACTCCTCAGTTTTTAAGCCCAGGTTAACAATAGAACTGGAAGTAGCACGGGAAGAGGAGTGAGCATCATGGGGATGTGCTGGTGTTGGTAAAGCAGACAGAGTTGCAGCAAGCCTGAGCTGTTGATAAGATAGATAAAAGCACTTTCAGTGTTTACATTTGTACTtaaacctgcagcagctcattCCCCAGCATATCTTCTCATTTATGGCTGGCTGTGTCTCCTgtggagctgcccagggcatcAATccattcatttcccaggaaaagcctTTCTGTCTCCCTCCTGCTGCGTGAAGaggcttttccttttcagagctGAGGGCACAGTTGTGTTCTGGCTGCAGGGCAAGGTGGCCCTTGCAGTTCTAGAGCAGGCTGGTGCcaggggctgtgagcaggatCACTGCCCTGCCCTACTAAGGAGCTGGATTGCACTTCAGCCCTGGCATGGGGCGATGGCCCTGGCCTGCTCTCACTCTGACCCACCCTTTGCTTTCAGTCTTTTGCCTTTCTTCACCCCTTTCTCTTTATTCTGGCCGTTGTCTTTCACCTGCTGTGAGCCTGGGAGAGGCTCCTGGGCAGAGTAGGTGATGTGTGCCTGGTTTGAGATCTGCCCCTGGGGCAGAGCGGCACTCGgggctcccctgccctgctctctcACTGGGCTGATTCcctttctgctgcagcagcctgaggaACATGATGAAGCTTATGTTGGCAAAAGGCAAAAAGCGACAATGAACAAGGCATTGTTTTGCTAATGAAGAGCACAGTTGCATTCCCTTACTTCTCCTGAGTATTTTGTGCTTCAAAGAGGTCTGCAGCAGTACTCCTGCTTTGGTTTGGTTCTTGTTTCCTATGCCGTGGTGCAGGAAACCTctgcctctcctccctctgCCAATGTTTTGTTCCCTTATCCTAATCAAAATTCCAGCAGCTGAATTTGCCCGTGGACTTCCACGTGTGCCTTGCCAGTCCCTTGttgacagctcctgtctgtgtCACTGAGCCCTGGAATGCCAGGGAGGTCACCTGGTGCTTCCTGCAGGGCACCAAGGGTTCTGtctgggctctgccccagcctgagCAAACAGCTGTTCCAGCTGTTCAGAAATCCCTGCTTTGGGGCAGCGTGCAGGTGCCTCTCCCAGGGAAGCTCAGCTGGTGTCTGCTCTGGCTTGTTCATGGCATGGCTGGGttggagatgctgctgctcctcgcAGAGCCCCAGGGGCTGTGAGCCATGGTGCCACCGAGCTGTGGCAGGGTGGGGCACTGGCatcccctggctgccctccctcagctgcttctgctgttatTGCTGGTTTTCAGCTGGCACCTGTTGGAATCTGggctattgatgattcccagattgtagaaagtctctgtctgtcagccccgctgccaaagcagaagccataatttgtctgtgctgtttcaaggttgtttattctgtttatctctaacatgttctgctgccctgccgcagctctgtcctgcagggcagcgtgtggggctctgccctcagtggcatggtacaaacattaaataccacaaactacctgtgctggatttacaataacgtgccaatatctgtcacctacgttggacagtgtgtccccagcctgaaccaacagaaaaatgccaacaccacagtgaaacatggagggcatgaagaaggagaaaaaggacaaggcacacccaatttcctccatcttgtcccctttgaacccctaatctagaatcctaaaattttacttttgcacccgtgccacacttaattattactcatatcaaacactcagagcttgtaattgatcctgtaagattgaaaactcttttccatggacagagatcacagccagtgtctctgggggctctgtccaggggggttcctgacccctgccagggtcccagacctgccagggcagccagagggaagccctggattcccacaggggaCCAGCTGGCTTACACACTCCAGGATTTGTTTGGATGTTGTGGATGGTATTTATTTAACTTCCAGGATGTGGTTATCAGCAGCTGATAACATGCTTGGGCCTATTTAAATGGCATCTTCTGTCTCAGTGCCCAACATCTGAGGTCCCTGAATAGTTTGAAATAGCtgcactgcagcctgtgctttGGGATGTGACTTTCAAAGAATCTCAGGCATTTTCCTCTccatttatgatttttttaaaaagtaggtaaggaaataaaaagtagTCTTGACTCTTGTTACTTAAGAATTGGGATTTAGCTCACTGTTCCAATGGCACCCCTTGGCAGGAAAAGCCTGTAGGGAAGCTGCTGAATTCAGCCCTAACCCAGAACATACATGAGCCTTCCCTGTTCACCTTCTAGCTGAAGCCTTGCTGATGTCCagtaatcttatttttaaagcagatcTGATTCATGCTCTGCTTTCTGTGCCAGATGAGGTCCTTGGTTGTGAGTAAGTGTTGTGACTGTAGCTGGCAGGAGCGCCGCATGATTGCCTCACTTCAGGAAATGTtaaaataacacttttttttcttagaaagcTCATTTGCACCCCTCCCACTTCTAATTCTCCTAATAGCTGCCCCCAGTTTGGCAGCTGTGTGACAGAGGGCTGTTTGTGTTGCTGAGTGAGAGCAGAGACACTGGAGTGGAcgcagtgctggagcagaggtgcGCAGAGCGAGCGAGCATCCCTGGCCAAGCTGGCTCCAGCCTCTCCGAGGTTCCTCTGCAGCCTGGAAGGAAAACTGCTCAACTGTGAGAAGGATCTCGCTCCTCCCCCTGGTCTCTGCGACTGaagctggggatttttttcctcttggagaagagaagctgCCCCAAGCGAAGCTGCTCACTTGAGACAAGCCAGGCAAAGGTTTCTCTGCCCTTGGCTGCCGGGGTTCAGAGGGgccgggagctgctgggatgagTGTCCCCCAGGGCTGGACCCAGCAGcttgtgcctgctgctctgcacttgCAGCCAGGCCCCCGAGGTACTcagcagagcttggggtgaaGAGGATTGTCTCCTCAGCCCTGTGGCAATGTGTGCAGCCCTCGCTCAGTGGTGGAAAGGAGCACACGGCGTTGGGAGTGCAGACGAGCGCTGTGCTCTGTGAGTGTGGCACATGGGCCGAGTGTGCTAATGTTTAACTtgtctcttgtttttctttccatccATTAGGCAACACTGAGGGCTGCACATCTCACCAAAGCCTCCCAGCAACCTtgtctgcagggctggatgacagcaggagctgccaggtAAACCCATGAGCCTGTGAGGAGGCGAGCTCAGGACGCACCATGGGCCAGAAGGTCACGGGTGGGATAAAGACCGTGGATATGAGGGACCCTGTGTACAGGCCATTGaaacaggagctgcagggactgGACTACAGCAAGCCCACCCGGCTGGACCTGCTGCTGGACATGCCCCCCGTGTCCTACGaggtgcagctgctgcactcGTGGAACAACGACGACCGCTCGCTGAACGTGTTCGTCAAGGAGGACGACAAGCTGATATTTCACCGGCACCCGGTGGCCCAGAGCACGGACGCCATCAGGGGCAAGGTGGGCTACACGCGGGGGCTGCACGTCTGGCAGATCACCTGGGCCATGCGCCAGCGGGGCACCCACGCCGTGGTCGGGGTGGCCACGGCCGAGGCCCCCCTGCACTCCGTGGGGTACACGACGCTCGTGGGCAACAACCACGAGTCCTGGGGCTGGGACCTGGGGCGCAACAGACTCTACCACGACGGCAAGAACCAGCCCAGCAAAACCTACCCCGCCTTCCTGGAGCCCGACGAGACTTTCATCGTGCCCGACTCCTTCCTGGTGGTTCTGGACATGGACGACGGCACCCTGAGCTTCATCGTGGACGGGCAGTACATGGGGGTCGCCTTCCGAGGGCTCAAAGGGAAAAAGCTCTACCCGGTGGTGAGCGCCGTGTGGGGCCACTGTGAAATTCGGATGTGCTACTTGAACGGGCTCGACCGTGAGTATGAgtcctgtgctgggctgtccTGGGGGATTTCCCCTTTCTGGAGGGGTGAGGATTGGTGTCAGCAGTGGCTGCACGCCTGAGCTGTCCCCAAGGCaccctgcaggagcaggcagggcttgggcaggggctgtgtgagAGAAGGTGATGCCAGTTTGTCCAGCTAGGATGGGAAACCTTGTGCTGCCACCAGAAGAGCATTCTGCTGACAGCTGCATTACTGGCACTGGAATCCTGGTGTCTCTTTACAGAAAACAGTCTCTGACACAATCCCCTTCCTTAAAGAGAACGTTTAAAACCCCTTGTGGGCAAAAAC
This genomic stretch from Taeniopygia guttata chromosome 21, bTaeGut7.mat, whole genome shotgun sequence harbors:
- the SPSB1 gene encoding SPRY domain-containing SOCS box protein 1, with translation MGQKVTGGIKTVDMRDPVYRPLKQELQGLDYSKPTRLDLLLDMPPVSYEVQLLHSWNNDDRSLNVFVKEDDKLIFHRHPVAQSTDAIRGKVGYTRGLHVWQITWAMRQRGTHAVVGVATAEAPLHSVGYTTLVGNNHESWGWDLGRNRLYHDGKNQPSKTYPAFLEPDETFIVPDSFLVVLDMDDGTLSFIVDGQYMGVAFRGLKGKKLYPVVSAVWGHCEIRMCYLNGLDPEPLPLMDLCRRAVRLALGKDRLAQIPTLPLPASLKSYLLYQ